A window of Bradyrhizobium sp. AZCC 1719 genomic DNA:
CCGGATCATGAACGAGGTGCCGCTCGTCGTCGGCGTCAAGCAGAGCGCGGGTGATCTGAAACTGTTTGCCGACCTCATGATGATGGCGCCGGACAAACTGATCTACAGCGCGGTCGACGCGCTGATGTATCCGTCCTATACGCTCGGCGCGCATGGTTCGATCGCGGCGATCCTGAGCGCCGCGCCGCATGCTTCCGTCGAACTCTGGAATGTGGTCAAGGCAGGCAACCACACTCGCGCGCTCGAGCTGCACAAGAAATTGCTGACGCTGTGGAACGCGATCGTCTCGGACAATCTGCCGGCATGCACGCGCTATGCGCAGTCGTTGCAGGGGCTGCCGACGACATTCTCCCGCGCGCCGATGCCGGAAGCATCGCCCCCGCAGCAGGCCGCGATCCGCAAGGCGCTGGAGGGATTGGGCGCGCTCGGCGGCTCGCGCGAGGCGGCGGAGTAAATTCCGCTGCGCGAAAACGCCTGTTAGACAATCGAGCCGCCCATCTCGCGGACGGCTTTACCGGCAGCTCCCACCTGTTACTGTCGATCCGCGCGGGCTCCACTCCATGAGGGCCCCAATCAAAAATTGAAAACCGAGGTAAGCGTCTCAATGAAGGATTTTGCCGGAAAGTTCGCCGTGATCACCGGGGGCGGCACGGGCATGGGCCGCGAGCTCGCGCGTCAGCTCGTGGCCGAAGGCTGCAATGTCGCGATGTGCGACGTCTCGCCGGAAGCGATGGCCGAGACCAAGCGGCTCTGCGAGGCGGAAAACCTGCCGCAGGGCCTGCGCGTCACCACCCATGTCGCCGACGTCTCGATCGAGGCGCATCTGCAGCGTTTCCGCGACGAGCTGATCGAACAGCAGGCAACCGACAAGATCCATCTGCTGTTCAACAATGCCGGCATCGGCGGCGGCGGCAGCCTGTTCACCAACACGCGCGAGCAGTGGGAGCGCACCTTCAACATCTGCTGGGGCGGCGTCTATCTCGGCGTCCGCACTTTTCTGCCGCTTATGATCAAGGCCGAGGAAGCCCACATCATCAACACATCGAGCGTCAACGGGTTCTGGGCGTCGGTCGGTCCCGGCGCCCCGCACACCGCCTACAGCGCCGCCAAGTTCGCGGTGAAGGGATTTACGGAAGCGTTGATGACAGATCTGAGGCTCAATGCTCCGCACATCAAATGCTCCGTCGTGATGCCCGGACATATCGGCACCTCGATCGTTTCGAATTCGCGCAAGATTCAGAGCGGATCGGAATCCGAAGAACTGAGCCCGAATGAAATTCTGGCGACGCGGCAGCGCTTGAACGGCATGGGCGTCGATACCGCGCCAATGTCGGACGACGACATCCAGAAGATCGCGCTCGATCGCGCGCGCTCCTTCCGCGACGAGGCGCCGACGACGGCGGCGGCCGCGGCAAAGATCATCCTCGACGGCGTCAAGGCCGATCGCTGGCGGATCCTCGTTGGCGATGACGCCCACAAGCTCGACGAGCGGGTGCGGCAGGCGCCGGAAAAGGCCTATACGCCGGAGTTCTACAAGAGCCTTACGGAAGAGGTCGGCTGGCGGCTCGGGTAGCGGACGATCGGTTCTGATGGAATCAGAACCGATGCTCTACATTCTGGACGCGTCTTGACGGCAACTGACGCCGCTCACGCGCGCGAGACGCGCTGACGCGAACCCGGGCGGTAGGCGAGGCGGGTGTGGCCCGAGCAATAGGGCATGCCTTCCACCGGCGTATTGCCGCAAAAGCAGAAATCCTCTGCACCTGGCGTGCTGATCGGCCAGCGGCATCTTTCGTTGCTGAGTTCGTATAGCGAGCAGCGGCGTTCGCTTACGATAGGCTCTTCCTGTAGCGGCTGCGCGTTTTCGTAGACAGCTTGCAGGACTTGATACTGCAGCCTGGGAACGGACTTCCGCGAACGCTCCCTGGCAACTTTGGTCGGACGCGGTTCGGCGGGGGCGGGGCCGCGCGTCAATTGCAGGCGCGAGAGTTTGCCGATTACGGCGTTACGGCTGACGCCGATGCTGGCCGCGATCTCGCGACAGGTGAGGCCGGCCTCAAAATGACTCTTCAGGAGTTCGACGCGATCGGTGGTCCAGGTCGGTACATTCGTAAGCATTTTCTCGGTTCCACATTCTGTGAAAACCGCCGCGTTGCTCCCGTCAGGACGTCTTGCCGTTGTCGCGGATTGCAAGCAGCCCATCCTTGATGGCGAGCCGAATGCCTTCCTCGATCAGCGTCCTTGCAACGCCGGGAACACTAGTGCCGTGGGTGCCCTGTCTCACCAATCTTTCCATATAAGCGATGGTCGAGAGCGCCAAGGTCACGGGAACGCGGTCGGTTTCGGCTTTTTCTGTAGCCATGGGGAACGCTAACTTTTAAACGCTGTACTGAAAAGTTACTATTTCGACTCTATTTAGTTTTGCACACATGAGTCAAACGACTTGTGGATAGCTCGCTATCCAATTGAAAAAACATATTAAATACCGAAGCCGGGTTTGTGGATTAGCTAAAGCGCCCGTGACGCGCAGCGCGCGGCAGCCTTAACGGCGGTTAGAGGTGCCGAGAAACGATCCAGCCGTGCGGGCCATTTTCCCCATTGCTTCGCGCTGCAGGGAATGCCGATGATGTCCTGGGACGGCGGCAAGGGCGCAATGACGGTAACGAACGGTCTCTACACCATCCAGATCGAGATGACGGACGGCGGCCATGGCCGCGCGCACGGCGTGATTGTGCTGCGCGACGGCAAGGTCGCCGGCGGTGACTCGTATTTCTATTACACGGGTTCATACACCGCGGATCGCGGCAAGTGGCGCGGTGAACTGATCACCAACGAGCACACGAAATCAGCAGGCAGCCTGCCGCTGTTCGGGGGGCGCGAAGTCACTTGCGGCTTCAGCGGATCGTACGCCGCCGATGGCGCGCAAGTGCAGGGGACCGCGTTGGTCGGAAAGACCAGCGTATTGTTTCACGCGCGGCTGAAGCTGCTGTCTCCTTTTTGAGGAGCCGCAGCTCGTCCAATCAGCCGTGCACGACCGCCTTCGCGATCATGCAGTGAATGCCCTTGGAGCCGTTCACGGTTTGCGTCACGCGCAAATCGGCAGCGAGGCTGCAGAGGGTATACGCATCCTCGCGCGACAGATTGCGCTTCTCGCCGAGCAGCACGATCATGTCGCGCAGCGCCCGCACCACGCATTGATCGAGATCGGGATCCATCGCCATCGTCATGTAATGCGTGGTCGTTTCCGCGCGGGGATAGGCGAGCCGCAGGTCCTTGCGCAGCGTCAGACAGAAGCGGCCCTGCAGCGCGGTCTCGATCGCGGTGACGCAGACTTCGCCATCGCCCTGCACGCCGTGTCCGTCGCCGCAGGAGAACAGAGCGCCGGGCACGAACACCGGCAGATACAGCTTGGCGCCGGCGCCCAGTTCCTTGTTGTCGAGATTGCCGCCCATCGCGCGCGGGATCAGCGAGGTGATGCGGCCCCAGGCGGGCGGCGGCGCCACGCCCATCACGCCGAAGAACGGCTTAAGCGGCAGATCGAGCCCCCACGGCATCCGTCCCACCATCCGCTCGCGGTCGAGCGGAATGTTCAGGATCCGCGTTTCGTGAAAATCGTCGGGTAGCGTCCCCGCCAGCGGACGGATCAGGTTGTATCCCCAGTCCTGCCGGAGCTGGACGTCAAGAATGTCGACCTCCAGCACGTCGCCGGGCTCGGCCCCTTCCACGGCGACCGGGCCGGTGAGAATGTGGCCCGGCAGCATCCGCTCGCTTCGCGCGTGAATATCGGCAAGCTCGGGAGGTACATGAAACTTGCTGCGATCAGGCAACACGTCCGGGCCGCCAGTTACGGTATCGATGGTGACTTCGTCGCCGCTGGCAATGGTGAGGACCGGCTTCAATTTGGCTTCGAAGAAGCCCCAGTGGCAGGTTTCGGGGCTGGAATGCAGGTGATGATGGGGCATGCGGAGGCTTTTGGTTGCTGCAATGGCGTCGTATGACGCTGTACCAGACATTATCAGAGGCTTCCCTTGTTTTTTGTCCTCTCCAAGACGCTCGGCTTTCTGCTGTTGCCGACAAATCTGCTGATCGGCGTAGGCTTCGTCGGCGCCATCCTGATGTTCACCCGCTTTGCATCGCTCGGCCGCAAGCTGGTGATCGCGGCCGTGTTGCTGCTCGTCATTTGCGGACTGTCGCCGCTCGGGAACCTGCTGCTCTATCCCCTGGAGCAGCGCTTTCCGCCATGGGACGGGACGCGCGGCACGCCTGATGGCATCATCGTGCTCGGTGCGTCGATCGAAGCCGATCTTTCCGTCGCGCACGGCACGCCGGTGGTGCGCAGCTCGCCCGACCGTCTGATCGCGGCTGCCGCGCTGGCACACCGTTACCCCAAGGCGCGCATTATTTTCTCCGGCGGCAGCGCGAGACTGATTTCGAACGACGCCAGGGAAGCCGATTTCGCTGGCACCATCTTCGAAAGCCTCGGCATCGACAAGTCGCGGCTGATCATGGAACGGGGTTCCCGCAACACGCAGGAGAACGCGGAATTCTCCAAGGCGCTGCTTACGCCCAAGGAAGGCGAGCGTTGGCTGTTGGTGACCTCGGCCTTCCATATGCCGCGATCGATCGGCCTGTTCCGGAAGGCGGGATTTGCGGTCGAACCTTATCCCGTCGACTGGCGGGTTGGCCGAGGCGGCGACGTATTTGATTTCACCAATATTGCGATCGACGGCCTAGGACGAACCGACCTCGCGCTGCGCGAATGGATGGGCCTGATCGCTTACCGCGCCACCGGCAAGATCGACGAGTTGTTGCCGGGTCCGGCAAAGTAGCAGCGGGCAGCCAGCCGGGCTACAATCGAACGACAGGCGCCGGCTAAACGCGCCGATTTGGGAGTTGACGCCATGCAACAGCAAACGCCGGAAACGTTCGATTTGGCCGGCATGGTGGCCGACCTGAACAGCCTGCTGCGGCTGAAGACGACCGTGATCGGCATCAAGATGTTTGCCAGCGTCGAGGAGATGACGGCAATTCCAAAAATCCGGCGTCCCTCGGCGGTGCATACCACCGATCAGATCGTCAGCATGGCCTCACGGCTCGGCTGGACCGTCGGTATCACCGGCGACGATCTGGTCGGCGCGCAATGCCGTGCGGTGATCGGGCTTGCGCCGCAGGACGAGAAGTGGCTCGCGGGAGAAAACTACGTGGGCGTCTGGCATGGCACCGCCGAAGACGCACGCAAGCGTCAGGAAGCGCTCGACGTTGTGCCCTTCGGCCAGTACCAGGCGATGGCAGTGAGCCCGCTCACCAGCGGCCGGCTCAATCCGCCGGATATTTGTCTGGTCTACGCCACGCCCGGCCAGATGATCATTCTGATCAACGGCCTGCAATATACCGGGTACAAGAAATTCGAATGGGGCGTGGTCGGCGAGACCGCCTGCGCGGATTCCTGGGGCAGGGCGCTGAAGACCGGCGAGCCGTCGCTCTCGCTGCCGTGCTTTGCAGAACGGCGTTATGGCGGCGTGCCCGACGAAGAGATGCTGATCGCGCTCAAGCCGGAGCATCTTGCCAAGGCCATCGTAGGCATGAAGCAGCTCGCGAAGAACGGCCTGCGCTATCCGATCGCGCCCTATGGCATTCAGGCCGACGTGCGCGCCGGGATGGGCGTGTCCTATTCGAAGAAATAGCCCAGCCGTCATTGCGAGGAGCCAACGGGTCCGGCTCCGCCGGCCCGATGGTAAACTCCGCGACGACCGCGTCCGCCGTAGCTCAAGGAGCGAAGGCGGAAGCAATCTAGCCTTCCATCGTGGCCCGATTTCTGGATTGCTTCGCTTCGCTCGCAGTGACAAAAGGGGCCAAATTCGTTTCTGTAGGAAATCCCAGCTATGTCTTCGTCGAAATTCGACATCGTCGTCTACGGCGCCACCGGCTTCACCGGCCAGCTCGTCGCCGAATATCTCGCGACGCATTACAAGGGCGACGCCAATCTGAAATGGGCGATGGCCGGCCGCAGCAAGGACAAGCTCGCCGCGGTACGTGACGCGATCGGCGCGCCGGCGGATACGCCGCTGATCGTGGCAGATGCGTCCGATCCTGCCTCGTTGAAAGCGATGGTGGATCAGACGAAATCCGTGATCACCACGGTCGGTCCGTATCAGTTTTATGGCAACGAGCTGCTTGCGGCCTGTGTGGCGGCAGGGATCGACTATTTCGACCTCTGCGGCGAACCGCTGTGGATGCGGGAAATGATCGACAAGCATGAAGCCGCAGCCAAAGCGAGCGGTGCACGCATCGTGTTTTCGTGCGGGTTCGACTCGGTGCCGTTCGAACTCGGCGCCTTCTTTGTGCAGGAGGAAGCCAAACGGGTGTTCGGCTCGCCGGCTTTGCGCGTCAAGGGTCGCGTGCGCGACATGCGCGGCACCTTGTCGGGTGGCACCGCCGCGAGCGCCAAGGCGACCTTCGACGCAGTTGCCAAGGATCTCAGCCTTGTTGCGATCCTCAAGGATGCGTTCGCGCTGACGCCCGGATTCAAGGGGCCGAAACAGCCGCCGGGCAGCAAGCCGGCCTATGAGGAAGACCTGCAGTCCTGGGCGGCGCCCTTCATGATGGCGCTCATCAACACCCGCAATATCCATCGCTCGAACATGCTGATGGGTTTTCCGTACGGAAAGGAGTTCGTCTACGACGAAATGGTGCTGACGGGAGCTGGCGAGAAGGGCGAAGCCAACGCCAAGCTCGTGATGGCGGCGAACACCGAAAAGACCGGTCCCGGTGCGCCCAAGCCCGGCGAAGGGCCGTCGAAAGAAGAGCGGGAGAACGGGCTCTACGATCTGCTCTACGTCGCCATCGCGCCCGATGGCCGTCAGGTCTGCGCATCCGTGAAGGGCGACCGCGATCCCGGCTATGGCTCGACGTCAAAGATGATCTCGGAATGCGCGATCTGCCTGCTGCGCGACACGCCGGACGTTCCGGCGGGAATCTGGACGCCGGGCGCAGCG
This region includes:
- a CDS encoding acetamidase/formamidase family protein; the protein is MPHHHLHSSPETCHWGFFEAKLKPVLTIASGDEVTIDTVTGGPDVLPDRSKFHVPPELADIHARSERMLPGHILTGPVAVEGAEPGDVLEVDILDVQLRQDWGYNLIRPLAGTLPDDFHETRILNIPLDRERMVGRMPWGLDLPLKPFFGVMGVAPPPAWGRITSLIPRAMGGNLDNKELGAGAKLYLPVFVPGALFSCGDGHGVQGDGEVCVTAIETALQGRFCLTLRKDLRLAYPRAETTTHYMTMAMDPDLDQCVVRALRDMIVLLGEKRNLSREDAYTLCSLAADLRVTQTVNGSKGIHCMIAKAVVHG
- a CDS encoding SDR family oxidoreductase, with the protein product MKDFAGKFAVITGGGTGMGRELARQLVAEGCNVAMCDVSPEAMAETKRLCEAENLPQGLRVTTHVADVSIEAHLQRFRDELIEQQATDKIHLLFNNAGIGGGGSLFTNTREQWERTFNICWGGVYLGVRTFLPLMIKAEEAHIINTSSVNGFWASVGPGAPHTAYSAAKFAVKGFTEALMTDLRLNAPHIKCSVVMPGHIGTSIVSNSRKIQSGSESEELSPNEILATRQRLNGMGVDTAPMSDDDIQKIALDRARSFRDEAPTTAAAAAKIILDGVKADRWRILVGDDAHKLDERVRQAPEKAYTPEFYKSLTEEVGWRLG
- a CDS encoding GrlR family regulatory protein — translated: MMSWDGGKGAMTVTNGLYTIQIEMTDGGHGRAHGVIVLRDGKVAGGDSYFYYTGSYTADRGKWRGELITNEHTKSAGSLPLFGGREVTCGFSGSYAADGAQVQGTALVGKTSVLFHARLKLLSPF
- a CDS encoding DUF169 domain-containing protein, which codes for MQQQTPETFDLAGMVADLNSLLRLKTTVIGIKMFASVEEMTAIPKIRRPSAVHTTDQIVSMASRLGWTVGITGDDLVGAQCRAVIGLAPQDEKWLAGENYVGVWHGTAEDARKRQEALDVVPFGQYQAMAVSPLTSGRLNPPDICLVYATPGQMIILINGLQYTGYKKFEWGVVGETACADSWGRALKTGEPSLSLPCFAERRYGGVPDEEMLIALKPEHLAKAIVGMKQLAKNGLRYPIAPYGIQADVRAGMGVSYSKK
- a CDS encoding GcrA family cell cycle regulator, whose product is MLTNVPTWTTDRVELLKSHFEAGLTCREIAASIGVSRNAVIGKLSRLQLTRGPAPAEPRPTKVARERSRKSVPRLQYQVLQAVYENAQPLQEEPIVSERRCSLYELSNERCRWPISTPGAEDFCFCGNTPVEGMPYCSGHTRLAYRPGSRQRVSRA
- a CDS encoding dihydrodipicolinate synthase family protein, coding for MTIRPTGVIPPMTTPFRKDGEIDFKLVASQVDWLIAAGSHGMAAGGSTGEGHTLDHEEYRDLVAATVEAAKARAPVIAGIIVDSTRDAIRRGKLVRDMDVAALQVTPVHYLFKPDEQAMVDHFRRMADETGMPIIIYNVVPWSYLSPALLTRIMNEVPLVVGVKQSAGDLKLFADLMMMAPDKLIYSAVDALMYPSYTLGAHGSIAAILSAAPHASVELWNVVKAGNHTRALELHKKLLTLWNAIVSDNLPACTRYAQSLQGLPTTFSRAPMPEASPPQQAAIRKALEGLGALGGSREAAE
- a CDS encoding YdcF family protein, giving the protein MFFVLSKTLGFLLLPTNLLIGVGFVGAILMFTRFASLGRKLVIAAVLLLVICGLSPLGNLLLYPLEQRFPPWDGTRGTPDGIIVLGASIEADLSVAHGTPVVRSSPDRLIAAAALAHRYPKARIIFSGGSARLISNDAREADFAGTIFESLGIDKSRLIMERGSRNTQENAEFSKALLTPKEGERWLLVTSAFHMPRSIGLFRKAGFAVEPYPVDWRVGRGGDVFDFTNIAIDGLGRTDLALREWMGLIAYRATGKIDELLPGPAK
- a CDS encoding saccharopine dehydrogenase family protein, whose translation is MSSSKFDIVVYGATGFTGQLVAEYLATHYKGDANLKWAMAGRSKDKLAAVRDAIGAPADTPLIVADASDPASLKAMVDQTKSVITTVGPYQFYGNELLAACVAAGIDYFDLCGEPLWMREMIDKHEAAAKASGARIVFSCGFDSVPFELGAFFVQEEAKRVFGSPALRVKGRVRDMRGTLSGGTAASAKATFDAVAKDLSLVAILKDAFALTPGFKGPKQPPGSKPAYEEDLQSWAAPFMMALINTRNIHRSNMLMGFPYGKEFVYDEMVLTGAGEKGEANAKLVMAANTEKTGPGAPKPGEGPSKEERENGLYDLLYVAIAPDGRQVCASVKGDRDPGYGSTSKMISECAICLLRDTPDVPAGIWTPGAAMQHKLIKRLVDHAGLTFTVGK